The sequence CCTTCTGTCCCCTAGACGGGCTTGTGCTACAAGCGCCAGCACGGacgctgctggagggggacatGGTGACAGTGCGCTGCCAGAGCTGGCGGAACAACATGGTCACCTCAGTGTCATTTTACCATGAGGGGAAGAAACTGGAGGGGCTCTGTGATGGcaccgagctgtccctgtcccctctgcagcagcaccacagagGCAACTACCACTGTGAGCGCCGGGTGAGCAAAGGGGTGTCAAAGTGGAGCGTGTCGAAgacggtgacagtgacagtacACAGTGAGTGCTACgatggggacagggaagccCGACATCCTCCAAGGATTTCCTATCCCTGCCTGAATCCTTCATGCCTCTCTTTACTCCTCCCTGGGTCATACAAAATTTCCCAAGTCCCTCTTGGTTTCCCCCATGACTGCCCAGTTCCCCCTCTTGATCCCTCATCCCTCTCtttgtcctccccatccctccctggaTTCCCCACCCTTTCCAAGGTCCCTACTCCACCTTCTGGTCTCCCTTCCTTCCATGGGTCCTCCAGCCTATCTATAAACCCCAAATCATTCCCTGAGTCTCCTCAGTCTCTCTTGCagttccccatccctgcctgggtcTCTGCACCTTTCCATGGGGTCTCACCATTGTCCCTAGGTCCCAACATGCCTCCCAGGGTCCCCTTCTACTCACTGGGATCCTCTCTGCTTCCCTCCaatcccttcctttccctcccatGTCTCCCACCTTCCTGGGTCCTCAATCCCTTCTGTGTCCATCCACAGGGATCCCACTCTCAGGCGTGTCCCTGTCAGTGCAGCCACCCgggggacaggtgacactgggggacagCCTCGTGCTGAGCTGTGAGGTGGCCATAGGGAcatgtcccctgtccttctcctgGCACCGGGAGGGctcaggggcagtgctgggcactggcccccacctggagctgcaccacgctggggacaatgacagcGGTCATTACCAGTGCTGGGTCAGCGACGGGGACAGCGTGGCCAAGAGTGACCCCCTGA is a genomic window of Zonotrichia albicollis isolate bZonAlb1 chromosome 30, bZonAlb1.hap1, whole genome shotgun sequence containing:
- the LOC141725582 gene encoding Fc receptor-like protein 2; protein product: MVTVRCQSWRNNMVTSVSFYHEGKKLEGLCDGTELSLSPLQQHHRGNYHCERRVSKGVSKWSVSKTVTVTVHRIPLSGVSLSVQPPGGQVTLGDSLVLSCEVAIGTCPLSFSWHREGSGAVLGTGPHLELHHAGDNDSGHYQCWVSDGDSVAKSDPLNVTVLVPVANATITPGPLAHQVRAGDNVTLRCSVQVGSAPVTFTWLHNGQDVGQGPLLELRDISMGHSGTYQCMATNQLGQDGHHVFQALSPELALEVTPGSPWVTGGVTQGHQGVPVS